The genomic segment GTGTTTAGAAATGAGTGGTTACTATTTCaaatacttaataaaatgaattttacctTAGAATACATCTATTTTAATTACCCTTCAGCGCATTCGCGTAATTCCTCTTTAAGATCTTCCTTCTGTCATAACTCTTTAATTATGCAGAATGACGATAAAtgctttaattaaatgttattcaGTTTCATAAGAGCTACCTAAATGAACAGAGTATAATATTccacttttaaaaaattaagggAGACTCTTCTTGACCTCTAGTAGTTGTTCGGGATTTAGAGTGGCTGTCGGTTACGTCCCATGACTCTCTACATAAACCAGACTCTGTCCCTCAACTTTCAATAAATCAGactttcaataatttttttttttattattatttaataatttacattcacaatttgtccaatttggacatttggtagaattttttagctgtttcaATAATCTTAAGGGTCCATTATAaattttagcattttttatAGTGAAGGTCCTTAAGATCACACACGTATCTTTTAAGTTGAAGCATTCCTTTGAGTTATAGTCCATTCCGAGAAAACACGGGATAGTGAGTTTTGCCCATGTACAATACCATCCATGAGCGATCTTTGATTGAGAGCGGTCAGCACCCATTCTTTCAACCAACCAACCTTTCCCTTATCCAATTAGCAGCAATGATCGTTGTCCTCGTTTTCCTAACCAAAAGTGCCATCAACGAATCCGCTTGTTCCGTGCTTTAGACACACTCATCACTAGTTTTCCTCCGCGAAAGCACCACCACCAAAGGACATTAGTTTTTCAGTCTTCAATCGGTCAACATCTTAACTTGCTAGTGATTCTCTTCATGTTATACTAAACAGTGCAAATAAATCAACTAAACATAACATTACTCTGCATCTTTAATCTACCTCCTCCTTGAGCGTTAATAGCGTTCACGGTTCGTGATATCAACCGATCAATTGCAACCTGACTGATCGCCAATTAGTTGAGAATTCGCACCATATGGCCACTCCAAATTCCGAACATACTTGAACGGTTACGTTCAAAAGTTGTTTCTAGTGATGACGTGTGTAATTACGCCTAGTACATTCGGAAGGGATGTAGATTTACAAAAGTGCGATTGTGTACAGACTATcttaacttttaattactcTACGTATTCTACTGGTTTATTGTCGACTATTGCTGTCTGTTCTAGAGCTTCTGATTTTCTCGAGTAGACTGTCTCGTTCACATTTACACTTATCAATTTCGATGTTGATCTTCTTTAAAGTCGAATCCAATGTTGCAAGTTGTTTCAAATACTCGTTAGATTTCATTACTTTCCCTAGAGATAAAGGACTAAGATGATTgctaaattttgtaaatccgatgttcctttacttttcctttttccaattttcctttactatagatacatatatgaaatgaACAATCAACACAtatgaattcaattttttgagagcaattaaaatctttatatACACCGTGATAGATAAGATATCTTGTATAAATTTGtgtacttatatatttttaatacaggTATTGCTTTACACCAAGTTGTATATATCGTCTACCAGAAAATACAGATCATCACGGCTGTCTAGAATATATTCGTAATCTGCCAATTATCCAACACCCAGAAGTGTTTGGTTTACATGAAAATGCAGATATAACAAAAGATAATCAGGAATCATTGCAGCTGCTTAAAGGGACTCTATTAACTCAACCACATATTACTAGTGTGGGAGTTGAGAGAGATATCGACGATATCGTTTACGGACTATGCGATgacattttatcaaaattaacgttgcgatttgatattttagaaatttctaaaaaatatccaGTGCTCTATATAAATAGCATGAATACGGTTCTCCGTCAAGAactcattaaatttaataatctcGTTGATACGATTAAAACTACTTTAGTAGATGTACAAAAAGCCATTAAAGGATTGGTTCTAATGTCATCTGAGTTGGAAGAAGTTTTTCTCAGTATGAGTATTGGTACAGTGCCAGTTACTTGGAGTAAAAGATCTTATCCTTCACTAAAATCACTCGCAAGTTATATTAATGACTTATTAGACAGATTAGCATTTTTCCAAGATTGGATAGATCATGATGCACCAACTGTGTTTTGGATATCTGGCTTCTTTTTTACTCAGTCTTTTCTTACGGGTGTCTTGCAAAATTATGcccgtaaaaataaaattccaatcgatagattagattttaaatttgaagtaACTCAGTTTGAAACTGGTGTAAGAACAGCACCACCTTATGGAGTTTACATAAGGGTAAGACTTTTGACTAAGTATTATATCACTCAGAAAtagagtaataaaaatttaataatctttgTATAACATTTCTTTATGCTAATAGaacatattgataaaattggcatataataataataatatatataaataaacaattgttctaagaaaatttatttgaatttttaggGTCTATATTTAGAAGGAGCAAGATGGAATAGGCAGTTACAAGAAATTGATGAATCTGAACCAAAGATAATGTTTGATCTCCTTCCTGTAATGTGGTTGAAACCTGGTATAAAAGctgaatttattattgaatacgTATATCATTGTCCTGTATACAAAACAAGTGAAAGACGTGGCGTTTTGGCTACTACTGGTCATTCTTCCaactttgtattatatattttattaccaacACACGTTGACGAGTCTCACTGGATTAAAAGAGGAGTAGCTTGTTTGTGTCAACTtgatgattaaattatttaacaaatatatcatttcCTATATCAACCTTATATTAGAtgtcaaaataatattacatttaagaactatgtatatgaaaatttttaataaaaattttacaaagaataCAATTCTATTCAAAAGTCACAtcttaaagaattaatttttcaaaatttgaattaataattctttttactaataattaataataattaataatttttttaaaatcctGTTATCTAAAATGAATATCCGGTGTTATTTAttcttgttatttataatgtttatcTATTCTATCTGttaatctatttataatcTGGCAACGACACAATGattgataaataagaaaaaaaagagaaattttccataaatagaaataagagAAGCAAGgcttctatattatttttattttattattatttttactttattttcatatgattattttaattgggTTGTTGAGATTCTTACGATCAAACTAATATCGAAcattacaacatttaaattaatttctattttctacaCTTGTGTACTGTGATTTGTTCGTCATTGAATAAGTGTCGGTCGTCAGCCGTATCTCATACGCCGAATTAACCTTGTGCAAGCAGTTTTAACTAAATTAGGTTAGATTAGGTCAATGGACTGATGGTTGATACAACTATTGGACTTCTTTAAATGTTCTTGGAAATTAACTCCGGCCAAGTACAGTGATCAGCTATTGTGAGGAGTAATGTGTTATTGTTTCCTCCGCTCGTTTTCTTGCTACCATCGTAGCAAAATTCAAAGCAGTAGAATAGTACgaccttttttctttttttttaacgtggAGGAAATCCGCACGGACATCAGGCCGCTTCTGGGGAAAGCGACGTGTTAGTGCCAGACTCCAACCGATTAAAACCTCCACGATGACCGTTCCGGCTGCGATCGAGAGAGGCCCGGGAACCGGTGCGAGCGACACACCGCCCCCCCCCTCCCTAATGGAGCGGTGTACGGCCATGTCACACCGCACCTCGTCGCCAGAGCCGCCGTGCCAGGCAGTCCGGTTCCCCTACCGGACCGCTTGGCGGCCCCGAGACGCTGAGCTGCCAGCGCCTAAGTTTGAACCCCACCGGGGGCGCGCGGCAGACCTAACTCGCCTCGTCGAAACGCGTCCACGGCCTCTGCCGCGCCCTCGCCAGCCGATCCTCACGGGGTGGGAGTTCCGCACCCTCATCCTCTTCGCAGCCTCTTTCCAAAGCATAACGTGCTCACAGAAGGAGGTCACGGCCCTCCTCCCTCTCTCGCTCGCCAACAATGCCTCGAGGATCGCCGGCGGCGAGAGGTCCCATCCGATTTCCACGATGAGATCGTGGCGTGGCAACGCCCACGCCGGGCAGTACTCCAGCGTGTGCTGCGCCGAGTCCACGCTCGCATCGCAGTGGTGGCAACGCGCGGTCGCTTCTTTCCCGATTCGGTGCAGGTATTCACCGAAGCAACCGTGTCCGGTGTCGGTGTCCGCCACGCACCTCGCGcccctcttcttccctttatCGGGAGCCGGGAGCCGAAGTCCGAATCCCCCGCGGACGCGTCCTCCCGCCGCGTGCGACGTCCCGCGCTTCTGCCATCCCGGTGTCTTCTGCGGACCCGGTAATCCTGCGGTACGACCGCTTGCCAAGCGCGCCCGCGACGGCCGAAGAGGAGAAACACGACGACATTTCGTCATCGGATCTCACCACCCCCCTCCATTGCCTCCGTGCCGCCACCGCATCCCACCCCACGAAGATACCGGGCCGATAATCATAACGTCGATTTCCTCCGATCCTCTCCGacacccccccccccccccccccccccccccccccccccccccccccccgtcCGCGTGTCTCCTTCGCCAGACGCATGAACCCGTCCGGGGGTCTGGCGGCCCACCCCCGGACGGCCACGGTTGCTCGATGACGACGCAACGGAGCCCGCTTTATAACCCGCGGCTGCGCTGGAACTGGGATATTCCTCCCCTGCACCGTAAACGATTTTCTGATTCGTTTTACTATCCATAATTCAGAAAGAATATCGCCGAGGTCGTCAACAAGGCTTTCCATCCTGGTACCACTCACTCTTTCGCATCCTGCCCCGGTCAAGGCCGGTGCAGGGTGACGGGGAGCCCCACAAGAAGGTGAGGTGAGTAGTCCTGGCAAATATGGGCCCACCAACCTCTCCGAAGTTCTCCGCAGCGGGTCGGCAAATTGGCGGGTGTCAAAAACGCCAACCAGCCACCACCCGGCTATAGGAGAATATCAGATTCATCGGGGTTTCCCAGGGCGTGGTCCTACCCCCTGAGAACCCGTACCCGCCTCGTGCTCCCCAGAATGGTACGACATGCGACGTAGAAAACGCGTAGAATAGTCAGTTGCGTTCGTCCGCGTTGACGATTTTATACAGAATACTCGAATATATTCGGTGCTGCAGCCGCGAAAACGTTGAGGTCCGCTGGGTAACGACACCGTACGAGAGAGGGCTTAATTTATAACTCTCTAAAGTGTTgacgcttttttttttacagccAAGGACGACAAAGGCTAGGCGGCCGTCTCAGGCGTTCGAACTTCGCATTTTCTTACATACACGAGACTACAAAAAATATCTgcttaattcaattaaaaataaatatgaggTGTATATGTTGTCCGTGATAATAGTAGCTGTTAgctgtagatgtcgctgctggggtactgccgtatcgtggaagaaaaatcagaCTTCGGTTGCCGGTATTCGATTCCgggttccgaacgttcgtaacctaaggcgctaaccactgcgctgccgtcgtccgttAGTTGTTAGTGTCGATTGGCGGTATTTGTGCtatcgagtgccgccacaaatatcatcaatgtattgaatttgaattataattttcaaccCCGCCGTAATGATATGACCGACAACACATTAGCAAATTACttaaaaagtaataacaaatttaattgagGTGGTAGGGCGCGTAGGGTGTCAAAGAAATACTCGGCGTTTTATTTAACAGTGCGTTTATTAACTCGACTAGTGGCTGCTTTACAACTCTCGGCTCGCGACTCGTGCGGACGACTACTTATTCACGACTTCTCAGTTACGAATCTCGCTTACGACTCCCCAATCATGACTGATCTCTTaatccctttcttttctttttgtcatcTTCCGATATCCCCACTACGCACGTGTTCTTTAGGCGTCCGCGATTGTCACGTAAACTTGAGGGTtggatgataaaataaaatagctgaATCGTAACACAACTAtcaattttgcttttattaaactttattatgaATTCAGCAATCACAATGGAATGCACACTAAATTAACACACATAAATCACAATTCACTCCAACAACCTAGTTATACTTGTCGGAGAAGCGCTGGGGTTAGGGTCGTGGGCGTCTAATGAATCTTCACGAGGGTTAGCCATTGATGCGGTACGACACAGGTGAAGTTTATTGCTGCGATGAAGGTGTTACAATCTTGGTGGTTTATCACAGTGGTTATGCGCTCGCGAAGTTAGTGACAATGACCCCAGGTCCGAtgacgaatccgcggtcaacgggataatagatgtatgttctcacaaactctaaatccgactcttggttaacaaaacgtgaaaaattcgtaaagacgttattctttctcgccGATGAGGTCGCACAAGAGGATGcctttccgtcgcgatgatgccacagaggaaaactatgacggggtgtgtctaagggcacgagatcatcggattcgtggagcgatgcctttgtccagaaggtgagggaaattgacgttgctgttaattggtcaatttccttattggtggttagaaaaggatgctagccacccttgagggagagagttgctagcgaaagcgtcgtacgtgagaaaagaagatttctcataTCTCTCCGCAGTAGGTGACAAATTTAGAGGCTGCGAAGACTAAGACTGTTTGTCAGTTTGACNNNNNNNNNNNNNNNNNNNNNNNNNNNNNNNNNNNNNNNNNNNNNNNNNNNNNNNNNNNNNNNNNNNNNNNNNNNNNNNNNNNNNNNNNNNNNNNNNNNNNNNNNNNNNNNNNNNNNNNNNNNNNNNNNNNNNNNNNNNNNNNNACGGTTACTGTATGCCTTTgtttaggtaaacgtttatcccttgaccgcggctacgttggcgactgattgtcgcctcgagcccaagctcactgtcACGAATCTCAAATAAGTACAATCgggttgaatgacaattgtttaattacggctatggtagaatctagattacaacaTTACGGGACcttcccaaagttccaaaggagggcttcggtgttctttcatctccgacatactGATACGTTAGGTACTGGTCTAAAGGTAGAAACCGGCAAAGATATGTTGTCTATTCTAAGGATACGGAATAAGTGAAGTTTTACTGACGATACTGTGCCTGAGCTAGGggtgggtgtgtctaaggacgcgggaccatcggatttgttgatgacaattttggaTTCACCTTactaacgaaaagtgtgagcAACGAATCCGTTCAAAAAACCACACCCACACCGAGCTTTTCTCCGTAATTGCATGAGAGCGAAAAGTCGACCTGTTCAATTGCTACTTCTGTTATCTGACGAAGGCTTTGCTCTATTACGAAAGAACATTCATTGCTCATCTATCGGAATATCGGATCTCCAAATATCGTCTACGTcctttatattatacataacggTGTAACTCGTCAGTGTACTAAGTGttggaaatataaagtttataaCCCTGTTAATCGCAGTGTTATGCTACATccaccacccctattatcctaACCGAAATAAGGGGATCGATCTATTCGTAGTGTTACGTCGAGCGATActctacctagaccaggccacacaccgcgggcgGGATGGCAACCAGATATCGGCTcagacccttcctagtccatcaaccttcttttatccaatcagaaacaagtctactgccctcacttttcctaaccaaaatcgTCATGAACAAATCAGCTTTCTCGCGTttttagacacacccatcactaGCTTTCCTCCAACACAACATCGCCACTTTAacttacttattcttcaccgttagaatGGTCAACATGTCATTATCGGGTTTCTATccttaaatcaatcacttatttaacttatacatacgcatcagtgtaactatctTCTCTATAaggttgttggaataaacattaatttatacctgttaattcagtgtaaattcagttgaaccactCCTAtcgtcgtaacagaaatcaggggatcgatcatttcgtggcgtcgattatctaatcgtaacgggaatttacgactcccgttgacgtgaaATTTACCTTttgttataacaaaaaaattatcgcgaggaacataaatttaatgttaaatctAAAAAGCTATTGTGTatggataatatattacaattattgcATCCTTTCATTAATCCATTATCGTTTGACAAAaaaagtttttctttcttttctaaaaatatataataaacaattaatttctctttctgaGTCAACTAAGGTTAATTATTGCGCGATTTTGTTATTCTCATACTTATCTATATCGAATTACGGAAAATACCATTTCTCCGTAGAACTGTACAATGAAATAGACTTTTGTAGTATGGGTCCGCAAGGAATATTGGTGGAACCTCGTTTTGGTAGAATTAAATAGGTTTTTGTATATGCTAGCAGAGAGGAAATTTCCTTTCTGATACTGGTATCAAACAAATGACATTCCTAACTTTAAAGGTTCTTGTATATACTAGCGTGGAATATCTGCAGTACTTGACTGCTGGCGGCAGCACTAGTCTGGGAAGATCCGGAATCATAAGTATGAGCtctctcattttctttctgaTACTAATAGTAGGTAACATTCTGTATACATCTCTTAGGTTGCAGGGGGGggtttgaaatataatatatttttcatatatacgTAGTATCTCTTCTTTAGTTTCTATGTGGCAGGCACTTTTATCGATTAAGTTAGAtcaagtatgtatgtatttacgtacatacataatttttatactatacCATTCGTCGAAGCAAATCGTAGAGGGCGTAAAAAACACTGATTTTTTCATAATCGGTATTTCAGGACATAAGATACGCCGATATCCCATATAACGTCAAATCTATcctatatttacatatataaacgATGGtgatacgtatgtatattctGTACCTTGTCCATAActaaatgaattatataattaattaattcgaaagaTTTTATCTACCGATTCATTATCGATAACAACACCGACATGGACCTCTTGTTGTCTGTGGTATCGAACGGTTAGTTTTATCGCATAAGGGTAATACAGATTACAAATACCTGAATAACTAAAAGTGTATCTCTATTTTCCGATCCAAACACACTAGAAATATCCCTGCATGAATGTAGCTCGTTATAATTgatcattaataattttattttctcatctTAAGTAACGTGTTAATTGATTCTtgaatataatgtattaaataacagtttacattaattacaatacaatagaaacCATACCAATAATCTTAGTAGGCAATTTACACTACTATTGTACACCTAGGGTCCAACAATATCGTCTTCACTCCTGGAAACGACAAACGTGAGGCGACATGACGTTTTGTCGGTGACGCGACAACTTTCTGATATCGAACCATATCCACCGATCAAGTACATATTGTTTTACGCATTGCGCTATGATATTCTAACTATTGTTCGACGTTCAGCAACTCAGAAAATCAAtctaaaagtagaaaaagtgACTAGTGAAAGTGACAGAAGTTGAAAAAGCGTCGCAGACATCGCGTGTTCGCGAACTCCGTATGACACCAGATATTGTGATACGGACTGCTCACCGATAAATGCAAATCTTATGAATTCAAAGTCGCGTGATTACTATTCGTGTAGAAATTAAGGAGACAAGCGGTTGTTActttgagaaataattttctgtcaATGCTGAACGTactttaatttgaataaatgatCCATTCTTTTTAAGAAAGTATTAATTCACAATAGGGtgacatatttatttattattaaaaaaatggatGAAACAAGGAATTACATAAACTTAGTATTaacagttaaaaaatatccagCGTTATATGATCTCAGTTGTAATGACTACCATAATAGGGttgtacgaaataaaatgtgGAGAGCGGTAGCCCAAGAAGTAAACGCTTCTGGTAAGAATTATTCCGAATTTAAATATGTCTTTCAAGTTCCCTATAAAAGTTCAAccgtatttttcatatcccTGCATATTTTTCCCGTAGCTGCAGAATGTAAGGAGAAATGGAAGAATCTTCGCGCCAGCTTCAGTAGACATTTAAGAAATCAAAATACGGCGAATTCGAAAGCAAAAAAACCATATTACATGGCCGATTATATGGATTTTTTACTTCCTTACAGCAAACTTCGCAGGTAACTGACCTATATTGACATGCAATAGAAAATCGATAACATATCACGTGATTCATCGAGctatttttttctgtttctcttttctgttttcaGGCCAGATGACAGTTTGAACGAGGAAGGACCAATAGTGCAAGAGAACTGGAACGAAGAGGAGACCGCTTCTGATACGTCCTCTAATTacgagaaattaaacaaatctaACCAAACGATGCCAGAACCAGAAAGAGATGGAGACTCGAAGAACGAAGAGTACACGTTCGTGAGGAGTAAAACGATGAGGCTTACAGATGACCGATTATCACATAGATGCTTGGATAATTGTATCCTAGCCAAAAAACGAGATGTCGACGAATCGATTAATGATGCAGACTTGCTGTTCTTTAAAAGCTTACTTCCAGACGTACGTCAGATGACGAGACAAGAAAAGAgaagttttaaaatatctgtattGAATTTGATCGATAAAATACTAAACGAAAAGGAATCGGCAATGTCGATCGAAAACGATATTCCTTGCGCTATAGTAAAAGATCAACAGGACGAAAGGGTCGAtcagttttaaattaaaagactTTATCAGAGTTTGTAAtgatatgtataaatgtataacaatatagACTGcctaaattacatttaataaaataaaatatataagaagtCTTGGAAAGGGTGTTAACACAATTTGTGAAGAGAAATCTGCATTCTaaactaatttataatttataatttattgatatattattatcgataaaaccgtaataataataaataattaataaaaccgTATACTTTAccatcaaaataaataataaaatcccACAAATACTTGTAATAATAAGAAACAGTTAGAAACAAGATACGGCCGAACGTATACAATTTTACGACTGCACCGGACTGGATAACAGAAATGGCTCGTTTCCGTTATTTCCACTCCGATAACAACTTATTCTCCTTGCTTCGTAAATTCGCAAAAGATACAGAATATGTAGAAATGAGCGGAAAGATATGCAGGGCTAAAACATGTCTTGATATAACTGAGAATCACTGAAGAATGTGGATTGGTCAATCGAAACAACGCGGTATCATCGAGCCAACGGAAAAAACTAATGAAAATTGAGTATGCGTTGCGCCAA from the Bombus pyrosoma isolate SC7728 linkage group LG11, ASM1482585v1, whole genome shotgun sequence genome contains:
- the LOC122573114 gene encoding uncharacterized protein LOC122573114 gives rise to the protein MDETRNYINLVLTVKKYPALYDLSCNDYHNRVVRNKMWRAVAQEVNASAAECKEKWKNLRASFSRHLRNQNTANSKAKKPYYMADYMDFLLPYSKLRRPDDSLNEEGPIVQENWNEEETASDTSSNYEKLNKSNQTMPEPERDGDSKNEEYTFVRSKTMRLTDDRLSHRCLDNCILAKKRDVDESINDADLLFFKSLLPDVRQMTRQEKRSFKISVLNLIDKILNEKESAMSIENDIPCAIVKDQQDERVDQF